In Acaryochloris marina S15, a single genomic region encodes these proteins:
- the efp gene encoding elongation factor P produces the protein MISSNDFRTGVSIELDGSVWRVVEFLHVKPGKGSAFVRTKLKNVQSGSVVERTFRAGETVPQANLEKRVMQHTYKDGDQFVFMDMETYEEASLSQDQIGTRVKYLKEGMEVNVIQWGERVLEVELSTSVVLEVTQTDPGVKGDTATGGSKPAIVETGAQVMVPLFISEGERIKVDTRNDSYLGRE, from the coding sequence ATGATTTCCAGTAATGACTTTCGCACAGGTGTGTCAATTGAGCTTGATGGCTCAGTATGGCGAGTCGTAGAGTTTCTCCATGTCAAACCTGGTAAAGGCTCTGCATTTGTGCGAACAAAATTAAAGAATGTCCAAAGTGGCAGTGTCGTAGAACGGACATTTCGCGCGGGAGAAACAGTTCCCCAAGCCAATTTGGAAAAGCGGGTCATGCAACACACCTATAAAGATGGTGATCAATTTGTGTTCATGGATATGGAAACCTACGAAGAAGCTAGCTTAAGCCAAGACCAAATTGGCACTCGCGTGAAATACTTAAAAGAAGGTATGGAAGTTAACGTCATCCAATGGGGAGAGCGAGTTTTAGAAGTAGAGTTGTCCACATCAGTCGTTTTGGAAGTCACCCAAACCGATCCAGGTGTGAAAGGTGACACAGCGACTGGGGGGAGCAAGCCAGCTATTGTAGAAACAGGAGCGCAGGTGATGGTTCCTTTATTTATTTCTGAAGGAGAAAGAATTAAAGTGGATACCCGCAACGACTCCTATCTAGGCAGAGAGTAA
- the accB gene encoding acetyl-CoA carboxylase biotin carboxyl carrier protein, translating into MEFDLNQLRELLAILNQTDIDELSLKSNDFELTIHKANQTTATVSSSTAQPMVIDGAALEASVPDSSPPSAPDKKWVDVISPMVGTFYRSPAPDESPFVEVGDAARRGQTICIIEAMKLMNELEAEVNGEIVEILVENGEPIEFGQTLMRINPSS; encoded by the coding sequence GTGGAATTTGATCTCAACCAACTCCGTGAACTATTAGCGATTCTCAATCAAACAGATATTGATGAGCTAAGTCTTAAAAGTAACGATTTTGAGCTGACTATCCATAAGGCAAACCAAACGACAGCGACGGTCTCCTCTTCGACCGCACAGCCAATGGTTATAGATGGTGCTGCTCTGGAAGCTTCTGTTCCAGACTCTTCTCCCCCTTCAGCACCAGACAAAAAATGGGTCGATGTGATCTCTCCGATGGTAGGTACGTTTTACCGTTCCCCCGCACCGGATGAGTCTCCTTTTGTAGAAGTAGGGGATGCCGCCCGACGCGGGCAAACCATCTGCATTATCGAAGCCATGAAGTTAATGAATGAGCTGGAAGCTGAGGTTAACGGCGAAATCGTTGAGATTCTCGTGGAAAATGGGGAGCCTATTGAGTTCGGTCAAACCCTAATGCGCATTAACCCCTCTAGTTAG
- a CDS encoding pentapeptide repeat-containing protein yields the protein MTVEELLKRYANGERDFSKSDLSKQDLSLARLDHIVLRDTNLSHSALHGIDLLCANLSAANLSAAKLIGANLTGADLTKSNLSNSLLSGAILVGACLSKANLQRASLNYSDLSGVNFRDADLQNANFKGANLSGADFLGANLEQIDLTDAILQDTIMPDGSIASSALGYEGNV from the coding sequence ATGACCGTTGAAGAACTTTTAAAGCGCTATGCCAATGGCGAACGAGACTTTAGTAAATCGGATCTATCTAAGCAGGATTTGAGCCTAGCTCGGCTCGATCATATTGTTTTGCGAGATACCAATTTAAGCCATTCGGCCCTTCATGGTATTGATCTACTGTGTGCCAACTTATCCGCTGCCAACTTATCCGCCGCCAAGCTGATCGGAGCTAATCTCACAGGGGCAGATCTAACCAAAAGTAACTTGAGTAATTCGCTATTGAGTGGCGCCATCCTAGTGGGAGCCTGTTTATCGAAGGCCAACTTACAACGAGCCTCCTTAAATTACAGCGATCTGAGTGGCGTCAATTTCCGAGATGCAGATCTACAGAACGCCAATTTCAAAGGCGCGAACCTCAGTGGTGCTGACTTTTTAGGTGCTAATTTAGAGCAAATCGATCTCACAGATGCCATTCTGCAAGATACGATTATGCCGGATGGCAGTATCGCATCTTCAGCGCTTGGGTATGAAGGTAACGTCTAA
- a CDS encoding DUF1350 family protein, with amino-acid sequence MNWQEIENNSILIPPQPIALIHFLGGAFVAAAPQATYRRLLEGLANQGYAVIATPFLTSVDHAGIAEEALHQFEDTVDCLQRTARLPQFLPIYGIGHSMGCKLHLLIGSLFEVKRAGNILISFNNAPIDKAIPFADLITPAVPIEFSPNPAQTNRLVERHYQIPRNLMVKFSNDTLDQTLRLSGLLEQRFPGMISIQRLAGNHLTPLGQDVRWQPGDTFTPLDAVGQWFRQELYKDVNHLEKAILRWLDPLSVI; translated from the coding sequence ATGAACTGGCAAGAAATAGAAAATAACTCAATCCTTATTCCTCCCCAACCCATTGCCTTAATTCATTTTCTGGGTGGTGCTTTCGTTGCTGCTGCCCCACAAGCAACCTATCGAAGGCTCCTGGAAGGACTCGCTAATCAAGGGTATGCCGTCATTGCTACTCCTTTTCTCACCTCAGTCGATCATGCAGGTATTGCGGAAGAAGCGCTCCATCAATTTGAAGATACAGTCGATTGCTTACAAAGAACAGCACGATTGCCCCAGTTCCTGCCCATTTATGGCATTGGTCATAGTATGGGGTGCAAACTCCACCTACTAATTGGCAGTTTGTTTGAGGTCAAGCGAGCTGGAAATATCTTGATTTCCTTTAATAACGCCCCGATTGATAAGGCAATTCCCTTCGCTGACTTGATTACTCCTGCGGTTCCGATTGAATTTTCGCCTAATCCTGCTCAAACCAACCGCTTAGTGGAACGACACTACCAAATTCCTAGGAATTTAATGGTCAAGTTTTCCAATGACACCCTAGATCAGACCTTAAGGTTGTCAGGGTTGTTAGAACAGCGTTTTCCGGGCATGATTTCCATTCAGCGCTTAGCAGGCAATCATCTGACGCCATTAGGACAAGATGTCCGTTGGCAACCAGGAGATACGTTTACCCCCCTGGATGCTGTGGGGCAATGGTTTCGTCAAGAGTTATATAAAGATGTCAATCACCTTGAAAAAGCGATCTTGCGCTGGCTCGATCCGCTGAGTGTTATTTGA